In Acanthopagrus latus isolate v.2019 chromosome 6, fAcaLat1.1, whole genome shotgun sequence, the genomic window GCACATCCAGCCAGCGGCGACATCTGAGGTCCGTTAAACTGCCATAAACAGAGGGCGCCTGTTCCCATGACGGAGAGGAGGGGCCGCAGGTTCACACACCTTCAGGTCAAAGGCCGAAAAGCATGCAGAGGTTGTTATGTTTGGGCAGAAGATGGAGTTCATTTGCTGTGGTTTGTATGGGAAGTTACTCTCTGCTCACTTCCCCCTCCTGCTGAGTCAGATTTCTTCTGAAGGGGAAATTGAAATCCTTTCTCTTTGTTCAGTCAAACAGAGACACTGCTtccttcttagtgttttattCTGTATCATTTAGTGTAAATTATTAAGGAAAATATCAAAGTATAAGGTATTACTGAATTATTACCAGTTACATGGcccttaaaggggcactatgtagtttttgggaaatTCATTGATTTGTGATGTCaacacaaaccaaataaacaaactctctttgtttccatggctgaataaacaaactgaccttaaaggacaacacagtttgatactgttttactttcactgtttttatatttggcggaccctgccaccctttcAACTTAAGTaagttgaaatatttctgagtttgaattgcTTCTCCAACACCACATAGTGCCCCTTCAAAGGAATgcaaaaataactttattataATCTCACAATTTATTATTTCCTAGATATTGTTAAATGACATTAATACTGTTGGaacactgctgcaggagaatAAGTAGCATAAGCAAATGTGCCTGGTGACTCAAGCACACCACTATGTTGTTTTCGCCCGCTTCCCTCCAGTTCAGTTTCCTCTGTTAAATGATCTATGCAAATTGGCTTCACCACATTATTGTATCCAGGCAGGAGTCAAATCCACTCTCGAGGAGAAAACTCCAACTTTTccacatcctcatcctcctcacgATCTATGACTCATGTTCGAAACTGACAGCTGGCCAGTGACAGTCATACAGCACGTTATCTCCcaatattacaaaaatataGCTAATGATTTCACAACTccaaaaagtttgttttttttgtacaagcTTGTAGAAAACCAGCCTAACTGACCGTGCAGTGGTGCAGGAGAAAAACACTGCTCTCAGTCTGGACGCAGAATAAAGTCCCTGCACAGTCACAATCACTTTTATGTAACGAAACACAGAGGGGCTTATGAGTCtgaccatgtgtgtgtgtgtgtgtgtgtgtttgtgtgtgtgttgtcccgGGGACCAGGTGGCGGTGTTAGTGCATCGCAGGCCACGCTCCGCGGGGAAGCAGTGCTGGATTCCACACAAGATTAACATCCAGTTATGAGGATAAAGCTGCAATCCTCCTAGATGTGCTGGGAACGGGCCACCGCAAGTGGGGCAGCAAAGCGCACAAACAAGCGTggtgcgctcacacacacgcacacacaaacaccctcacCTTACTTTGCGTCTGGTGAACTTTTAAGACTCGTACGGACTATTACATAATTAGGCTGCGCTGTTTTTCTTAAGCGTGTGTTAAGTCCCCTTCAGTCCTCTGCAGGCATGTTTACAGGTTTGAAATCCTGATTCCTCCTCTGCGTGCCACCACCTCCTCAGCACTTTATCAtgtaaaaagcacatttcataACCGAGCTGTGTGGGTTATAACACCCTgaagatatttttaatatttgcaatTTCCAAACTGCAGCATAATCCCCACATTTAGGGCTACGTGAAGTCAAAATAGCAGCACCCTAATTACATAAGAGGCGTTCAGATACATTCACTCCAGCGGCCCTCGGGTTCTGTCAGTCACGGTGAAATCGGCGATTCATTCTCCCGCTCGGATTTGGCACTTATCTTCcctcagcaacacacactcatgcacacacacacacacacacacacacacacactgcatgaaTCTTAGCTGATGgcccttcttctccttcctgcaGCGTGTGATTACATCCTGACCCGAAAAACAAGAAGATGACTCATAACTTTAAATGTGCcgtagtctttttttttctgtgtatttaatataaaatgtaatatataaatGGGAATCAAAGAGATATTTGATTCCCACACTGACGGAAAAAAATAGTATAAGAGACACTAAAAACAGACATCATCCGCTGTCAAATTTCCAACGTTGTAAGACTGTTAAATGTATAAATCAGTGTTGTGGATTAAACTgagcaaaaaaatgtataaataaaacgTGATGCATTCACTGCCAATGTTCtctctgagaaaaaaagcagagaaagaagaCGGAGAGGGGGAGATGGAAGATGAGACTGCACCCTAATGTATTCTCCATCCATATTCTTTGATGTGTCTGTAATCCCCTCACATGCTATATTTGGCTTTGAAGCTCCATAAAATAATCCGCCATTCTTTACCGTAACAAAACTGCGTGAATTGGGCCCAGGATTACGCAAACGCACATTTGACGACTCAATGGCTGGCAGAGGAAGAGGTGCAATCGGCGAAACGAAAAGTCAGGAAGTTGAATTGTCAGTGGGAACATGTGGCTGAGTGTGCACACAGATGTCTGATGGTGTTGGTGTTTTAtgtatgcgcgtgtgtgtgtgaccagagGAGCTACTTGTGTGTTGGAGATTTATGTGTGTCAGCTGCATGAAGCGGAGCAGGTCCTCCCAGGTTCTCTAGGTTCTAGGTTCTCAGGTGTGGACCCCTGCAGTGCTTTGTTGTGTCAACCTGCAGAGCTCGACTTTCAGTGCTTACAGAGGAGGTGGTGTGTGAGTTTCTTTAATACAGTAGTGCTCAAACTCTTTCAGGCCAGGCTCCCCCATCCAGAAGACAAAGTTCACGCTCCCCACGCCTCGATTTTCTACAATTATTAATAATGACAGGGGAAGCAACTATAGAGGTCCGCACAGATGCCTCATGTTCAATCAACTTATGTTCACCCCATCTTCCCCCTCTTGTCATCCACACTCATCCTGCAGTGGCactatacatttacatttagggcatttagcagaccTTTGGTCGAAGatcacttcaacatgcagaatcgaaccagcgaccttccaataacaaaacactggcTCAACCCAGGGCggccccctgtggacaaaagcagtgTGAGCCCCCCCCGCCTCATATTTGAAGATCTTGATCTGGTCAGCGCCTGCATTTACTCTTAAATGGAGTGAAACAAAcaggtaacttttttttttgttatactATTAATATCAGAGCAGTTTGCAGGGTGCATGAGGATGCGGTGATGTGTCTATCTGTGGAAATGTAAGATTAATAACTCTGATATGATGAAGCTGAGACAAGTAAACTTTATTCTAGCGCCGTAATGTtccatcagactacagagcagcttctctcctcaggccATGAGATTCCTCAATGCCTCCTCAGCACTGTGTCTTAGAAAAAGGTTGTTTTATGATTTATCAGACCCGAAGAACTATATACAAATagctcatcttcctcctggtcTCGTAGGTCATGTAAAAGCATCAGTGTTAGAgtaagactgtttcataaccagttaaaagttccttgtggTGTGTTTAATCTAAATCTGTCAAGGAAACTGTAGCACTtgcagcaaacaaacatttgaaatgtatcCGGATGTGATGTTATGTGGCTTGATATCATTCCCAGATATAAAATCGATGTGTCTTCAAGGTCTACCAccactttcatattttaaaaaagcaatatACTGTACGGTAAGGATGCTCATAAAACTATTCACACACTGATCACCAGTCACAGAGGGATGTAACAGTGGTGAGCGATCGGTAATGAGTCAGGAACATGATCCCCTGTTGAGTAGACCTACATTCCTGCTTCCATCCCCGGGGGCACAGGCTGACCCACACTTTAGGCCGTTTCTGCCCAGGCTCTGATGCTTCCTGCTGGGTTGTGACCGGGCGGCAGCCGGGGTGGAGGCTGGAGGTGGCCCATAGTGGCTGCAGCAGCCTCGGGGTGTTTCAGAGAGGTAGTGACACTCATTGACTGAGTTACTGCTGCATCACAAGGCATGAGGctggagcgtgtgtgtgtgtgtgtgtgtgtgtgtgtgtgtgtgtgtgtgtgtgtgtgtgtgtgtgtgtgtgtatatgcgtgtgtgggatgagaggaggaggtcaaCAAGGAGTGGTTGTTCTTCGGTCCCCTGCCCCGAGCCCACTGCATGCCTTTACTCACGCACTGACTAATGGAGTCCATCTGTGACAGCTTCCAAccccccatcacacacaccttcagagACAAGCTGCCCCGACTTCATTTAGAAGTGAGAGAAAGTACGTTTTGTGAAttctggattaaaaaaacaaacctttccTGACACAAAAATTAAGCAGAATTTTAATGGTGCATGAAAGTAAGATTACACACTGACTACCTGTCGTTAAATCAGTACAATTAGCCTACCTAATTATTCAATGTGCTCAGCCTCTCTTGTCATCCTGCCCAACTCATCACTGCAAGGGCAATCCTGCACCCTGTTTCTATGGAAACAGCCTCcggagcaggcaggcaggcaggcagaaagGGACAGGAAGAGATGCTGAAATGGCAGAAAAGCTTCTTTGTGCTCTCAGAGGCTTTTGGAGAAATTAGGCCTAATGGGGTTATAAAAGGGTTAAttacacacacgtacgcacagCATCCACCTGAGGCGAAACGGAAGATAAGGAGCATCACCAGAGTCCTGAATTCCCCTTGAAGGCAAAGTGACGGAGCTCTACAGacaactttttaaatcagtttctaTTTAAAGActtagtaaaacaaaaaaagtgtttagtttagtttagtttagtttagtttagtttagtttaagaCCAGTGTCAGTCATGATTTGCAGTCTTCTCACTGATACAGACCGTCGTAGTTGATGCATCCACTTGGAGAACAAACGCACGCACATACAAGCGCAcgatataaaaataaataaataaataaaaatgcaaaggaAACGCATCGAGTCCCAACCTTTTTTCTCGTATAcaagcttcacacacacacacacacacacacacacaaacacaaactctcacaCATGAAATCTTACTCCATTCTGCATGGGAAAATTGGATTGCTGCTCCTGAATAACTTGATTATAAACAGCCTGCCTCTCACTCTGGGGCGGTATCACTTAATAAAGCTAAGTGCATTGACACGCCAGCGcccacacacaaagacatgggCACACAAagacatgcgcacacacacacacacaccgctgcagATCTGTCAACCCATTACATGTGTTCAAACAGTAAAGTAAAGAATATGAGGCGGGCTGAACGTCACAGACACGATTCAGGGGAAATGATGGATTCAAGGTCAAGAATCAGGCTCCAAGGAGTCCGATAGAGGCTTTGTACAACTAAGGATCGGCTGATTAGGACCTGAAGGCTAACGATGGTTCAAATATGTCAGCATCGAGCATGTGAAAAGGCTTCTCTAAGTCAATACGGTCATGTGCTGTTGCAGTGCAGCGGTATGTGGGCCAACACCGAGAACAAAAGCATGGAACGGCAACATGGAAAAACACTATGCGACGACCGAATGAGTTGcgtcgcagcagcagcacaactcGTCTTTTGTCGAGCCCACAATGTGACTGTGACAATATATCGACGTAATCATTTAACGTTGCTGAAATAAACGTAGCAGATGTGATGTGTCATGCTGGGGTTTTTCCCACGACTGATGTTGACAATCGAGTGAACACACAGCAtcagaaagaaaggaggaaagtATGACATCCTCTTACACAAGCTTAATGGTTTACAGACCagggaaatattgtactgtTTAGTCTAATACTTTTATTTGAGAGCTCTTGTTAATAGTCATTTACCctatttatattcatttccACCACTGACACTTGACACCTAACCACAACACAAGTGAACTGAAATGTTGGGGGGTTTTTGGAGCTGATGCTGATGGAAGGAGGTCAAGGATTTTGAGATTGACGTGTCAgctaatacacacacatttttgcaacAATCTCTCAAAGATGTtgtcaaacacttgtgacaaagatataaaagataagataagattttttttatcgTCACATCAGGACATCAGggcactgaaacagaaaacttaCTTGGAATTCCATTATTTAATTACTccaaagcatctttttctgcacaaTAATCTCTAAGGAAAAAAGGTCTGATATCAACGTGTATCGGGGCAACATACAGGCCTACACAGATACCCTTATATCTGTGATGGTTAACAGAAAGACATCTGTCCTGTTTAGAGAAGGTACGAGGGTCAAACCCTGTCAGTTTCCTTCAGATGAACCCCACTATGTTGATTGATTAGTGGCTTTAGTCCTCTTAATCTGTGTGGTCAAAGACTCGTGAACACCCAGCTTGGTGTTTGTCTGAAAAGCGATTTGGGGAAACCTCGACCCGGGTTCAGAATCAGTGGCATGATGCAGTTACACTGAAGCTCAGTAGCTCCATCTGGTGTGAAACTGTAGTACATACAAGTCACTCGGGGTGTGTTTGCATCATTGGCTCACCAGTTTATGCAAAGATAGCTGCAATGTCAGCATAGTGGCTGATTAAGATGTGTAAAAGTTGATGTGTACTAATGGCCCAAAATAGACAAAAGTCAAAATCAGGaaggcaaataaaaacagacaaacttaCCCTGAAAAGGGGCGAGGCAGAAAATAAGGCCAAAAAGTCAGGAATTAGTAGAAATGGGCCTGTATGTAAATCCTGCTGCAGTGCTGATGAGGAGAAGTGTGAAGTGGTGAGCAGGTGGGCGGCGTGGCAAGGATCACAGAGCACACAAGAAAATGATGTGTGGTCAAAGAAGCAACATTTTGATATAAACAGGAGCATTTAAGACAGACTCGAAACATTGTGGacacattatttcatttgtcttAAGCAAATTAAGCATTAAGCATGTCGGTCTGACCAAGACAACACTGAAATACTTCAATAAATTAAAGCGATGACAGCCTGTGACCTCAAAGGAGGCAATGTGTAGTTCTCTAAGCTcggaaatatacattttttcccatgactgaacaaacaagcttgttctcagaggaaaataaggcccccTGAACACTGTTCGAggctagacaggtggcagggtccgccaaatacaaagtaaaacagtaaaacagtatgatactgtgttgtcctttaaggtcagtttacttattcggtttattcagtcatgaaaataaagacagtgtgtttattaagtttgtcGAAAAGTttgtcaatgaagatctttctctctctttctttaaagGTCTTCCCTGAAACGACATTGTGCACCTTTGAAAGTGAGAGGAGAACAGCCACTTACCAGAAGTGTAACTCGACTCTGTGGATCATTTAACCATCAATCATTCATTATCTGAAGACCACAGCCTCCCCCTagagagaggaaacactccTGACAGCTGACACTGAGGGGATTTAAACGCACTGGAGAGAGCACGTTGGCGTGCGGAGACAGATTTCCTCTGTGGAGTTATTCCTAATGTTAGACTGACGATATTTCATCCAGCAAAGAGGGGTTTAAAGAATGCTCCTGTTGTAACGAGAGGATAAAGGCTGTTAGCTGTTCgctttttaacactttttacaGACGACAGAAAACGAGACAAGgagggtgtgtttttttcccccccactcAAACTTGTTTCCACCCGTTGAGGAGCGATGCTTCCGGCGCAGGAGGCAGCCAAAATCTACCACACCAACTACGTGCGTAACGCGCGCGCCGTGGGCGTGCTGTGGACGGTGTTCACCATCACCTTCGCCGTCATCACCGTGGTGGTGTTCATCCAGCCCTACTGGATCGGGGACAGCGTGAACACGCCGCAGGCCGGCTACTTCGGCCTCTTCCACTACTGCATCGGGAACGCGCTCACCTCGGAGCTCACCTGCAAAGGGAGCGCGCTGGACTTCGGCTCCATCCCGTCCGGCGCCTTCAAGACGGCCATGTTCTTCGTGGGGATCTCCATGCTGCTGGTGGTGGGCAGCATCGTCTgcttcagcctcttcttcttctgcaacGCGGGGAGCGTGTACAAGATCTGCGCCTGGATGCAGCTGGCCTCCAGTGAGTTGACCAGAGTTCGCAGCCAGGTGTGGGCCACTGTGTGAGAAGTTTCGGTGAggatgttaaaggggcactgtgtggtTATGGAGAAGAGATTCAAACTCAactattaatgaggtaataaaacaaagtcagggatcttttttttcccataagtgaataaacaagctgttctcagaggaaggtaaggttcccagaacactgtttgaaactagaaaggtggcagggtccgccacatataaacacagtaaaacaggatgttttcatgtccttttaaggtcagtttgtttatttggtcataaaaacagaaagtttgTTCATTTTGCTTGTTTAGCTATTAAAGAAACAGTcaaggaagttttttttttttttttttttttttgtcttctgattaaagtttattccccaaaactacatagtgcaccttttaaaaagagagtgaaaaaaatgaaaaggattGGCAGGACAAACTGAGGGAACAACAGTTCTGACTTTGCAGAGATATCTAACCAGCTACCCCAAAGCTCTATGCTACCAATGCTATCACCAACAgcgctctgagctcccagtccagactgctagctgcacagctaactgtgctaactagctagccgTGA contains:
- the lhfpl5a gene encoding LHFPL tetraspan subfamily member 5 protein; translated protein: MLPAQEAAKIYHTNYVRNARAVGVLWTVFTITFAVITVVVFIQPYWIGDSVNTPQAGYFGLFHYCIGNALTSELTCKGSALDFGSIPSGAFKTAMFFVGISMLLVVGSIVCFSLFFFCNAGSVYKICAWMQLASSTCMVIGCMIYPDGWDSEQVKRMCGQRTDKYTLGNCTVRWAYILAIISIMDSLILSMVAFSLGSRQDKLLPEDFQVEGKDDA